A stretch of the Bradysia coprophila strain Holo2 unplaced genomic scaffold, BU_Bcop_v1 contig_239, whole genome shotgun sequence genome encodes the following:
- the LOC119077568 gene encoding histone H2B-like, giving the protein MPPKTSGKAAKKAGKAQKNISKGDKKKKRKLSLMIFSKRIAAEASRLAHYNKRSTITSREIQTAVRLLLPGELAKHAVSEGTKAVTKYTSSK; this is encoded by the exons ATGCCACCAAAGACAAGCGGAAAAGCTGCGAAGAAGGCCGGCAAGGCACAAAAGAACATTTCGAAAGGcgacaagaagaagaaacgcaAGC TTTCGTTAATGATATTTTCGAAACGCATTGCTGCCGAAGCATCTCGTTTGGCTCACTACAACAAACGATCGACCATCACCAGTCGGGAAATTCAAACCGCTGTTCGTCTGTTGTTGCCTGGTGAATTGGCCAAGCACGCTGTCAGTGAAGGCACAAAAGCC
- the LOC119077553 gene encoding histone H2A: MSGRGKGGKVKGKAKSRSNRAGLQFPVGRIHRLLRKGNYAERVGAGAPVYLAAVMEYLAAEVLELAGNAARDNKKTRIIPRHLQLAIRNDEELNKLLSGVTIAQGGVLPNIQAVLLPKKTEKKA, encoded by the coding sequence atgtcTGGCCGTGGTAAAGGTGGAAAAGTTAAGGGAAAGGCAAAGTCTCGTTCGAACCGTGCCGGATTACAGTTTCCAGTCGGTCGTATTCATCGATTATTACGCAAAGGCAACTATGCCGAACGTGTCGGTGCTGGTGCTCCAgtttatttggcagctgtgaTGGAATATTTGGCTGCTGAAGTATTGGAATTGGCTGGTAACGCAGCTCGTGACAACAAAAAGACCAGAATCATTCCACGTCATTTACAGTTGGCCATCCGCAACGACGAAGAATTGAACAAGTTGTTGTCGGGCGTAACCATTGCCCAAGGTGGTGTTCTGCCCAACATTCAGGCAGTTTTGTTGCCGAAAAAGACCGAAAAGAAGGCTTAA